Within the Microbacterium sp. 1S1 genome, the region GCTGCCGTCCGTCCACCGCGCTCGAGGATCGTCGGGTTCGTCGTGACGCCGTACACGACCCCCGCTGCCAGGAGGCGCGAGACGCGATCGGTGTCGGCGCTGTCGACGTACAGGCGGGGCGCGATCGCGGTCATCGGGGTCTCCTCGCGGGCAACCTGTCGTTACAGGTGGGGATTCGGCTAATGTAATGACAGCTTCCGCGCCTTGTCAAAGACCGGGAGCCCCGCGCTGTCGAGGAGGATCAGGAGCGAGATGACACCCGCACACCCCGGCGACCGCTCCGGCGTCGTCATCGTCGGCAGCGTGACGGCCGACGTCACGACCTTCTCCCAGCGACTTCCGGCCCGCGGCGAGACGATCCTCGGCGACGAGTTCACGCTCATGCTCGGCGGCAAGGGCGCCAACCAGGCCGTCGCGGCCGGACGCTCGGGCGCGCGGACGAGTTTCGTCGGCTGTGTCGGCGACGACCTGTTCCACGACCTCGTGGTCGACGGGCTCACGGCCGCCGGGGTCGATCTCGCGCACCTGCGAACGGTGCCGGGCCCCACCGGCATCGCGCACATCCGTGTCGACGCCTCCGCGCAGAACGACATCGTGATGGTCCCGCTCGCCAACGCCGCCCTCAGCACGGAGCAGATCGACGAAGCCCTCGCGGCCCTGGCGCCGACGACCTCCGTCCTGCTCACTCAGCTCGAGACGCCGTCCGCCCTGACCGCGCACATCACGGCCCGCGGGCGAGAACACGGCATGACCGTGATCCTCGATCCGGCACCGGCAGCGGAGCTGACACCGGAGATCTGGCGCAGCATCGACATCGTCACCCCGAACGAGACCGAGGCATCGCTCATCAGCGGCGTCGAGGTGACCGACGCGGCCTCCGCCGAACGCGCCGGGCGTTGGTTCCTGGAGCAGGGCGTCGGCGCCGCAGTCGTCACCCTGGCCGGGCAAGGGTCGTGCGTGGTGACCTCCGAGGGCGCAACGGTCGTCCCGCCGTTCCCCGTGGAGGCCGTCGATACCACCGCCGCGGGCGACGCCTACGCCGGCTACCTCGGCGCCGCCCTGGCGAGCGGGGCCGCGCTCACCGACGCGGTCCGGCTGGCGACGGCCGCGGGCGCCCTCACCGTCACGAAGCAGGGGGCCTCGCCGAGCCTCCCCCATCGCGCCGACGTCGAGGCCTTCCTCGTCGAGCGCACCGCGGCCTCCGTCGCGAACTGAACCAGGAGCACACGATGCGCAAGACCTCGACCACGATCAATCCCGCGCTCTCCCGGGTCATCAGCGAGACCGGACACACGGATCTGATCGTCGTGACCGATGCCGGGCTGCCGATCCCCCCGGGCTCCGAGCGCATCGACCTCGCCTACCGTCCCGGCGCGCCCACGTTCCTCGACGTGCTCGACACCGTGCTCGCGGAACTCGTGGTCGAGGGGGCGACGGTGTCGGCCGAGGTCGCCGAGAAGAGCCCGGAGGTGCTCGACGCCCTGCGCGAGCGCTTCGCCGACGCGGGTTTCGAGATCGAGCTCGTCCCGCACGTCGAGTTCAAGCAGCGCACGCAGGCGGCCCGCGCGTTCGTGCGCTCCGGGGAGTTCACCCCGTACGCGAACGTGATCCTGCACGCGGGGGTGGCGTACTGATGGCCATCGTCGACGACGCGATCGACCGCCACAGCGCGGCGCCCATGTACGACCAGCTCCGGCAGCTCATC harbors:
- a CDS encoding ribokinase, whose product is MTPAHPGDRSGVVIVGSVTADVTTFSQRLPARGETILGDEFTLMLGGKGANQAVAAGRSGARTSFVGCVGDDLFHDLVVDGLTAAGVDLAHLRTVPGPTGIAHIRVDASAQNDIVMVPLANAALSTEQIDEALAALAPTTSVLLTQLETPSALTAHITARGREHGMTVILDPAPAAELTPEIWRSIDIVTPNETEASLISGVEVTDAASAERAGRWFLEQGVGAAVVTLAGQGSCVVTSEGATVVPPFPVEAVDTTAAGDAYAGYLGAALASGAALTDAVRLATAAGALTVTKQGASPSLPHRADVEAFLVERTAASVAN
- the rbsD gene encoding D-ribose pyranase; the protein is MRKTSTTINPALSRVISETGHTDLIVVTDAGLPIPPGSERIDLAYRPGAPTFLDVLDTVLAELVVEGATVSAEVAEKSPEVLDALRERFADAGFEIELVPHVEFKQRTQAARAFVRSGEFTPYANVILHAGVAY